From the genome of Spirosomataceae bacterium TFI 002, one region includes:
- a CDS encoding four helix bundle protein (manually curated) yields MSFKFEKLIIWQKAMDLGEEMNLLSDSFPPKEIYNLSSQLRRAADSVALNISEGSILQSSKENMKFLGYSIRSLAEVVTCLHKAKSREYLMVNKFDIYYLACFNLMNMIISYRSKLT; encoded by the coding sequence ATGAGTTTTAAATTTGAAAAATTAATAATTTGGCAAAAGGCTATGGATTTAGGGGAGGAAATGAACCTACTATCAGATAGTTTTCCTCCAAAAGAAATTTACAACTTATCGAGTCAATTGAGACGAGCTGCTGATTCTGTTGCATTGAATATTTCGGAGGGTTCAATTCTTCAATCTTCAAAGGAAAATATGAAGTTTTTAGGATATAGCATAAGGTCATTGGCCGAGGTCGTAACCTGTTTACATAAAGCGAAGTCAAGGGAATATTTAATGGTGAATAAATTTGATATCTATTATTTAGCTTGCTTTAATTTAATGAATATGATTATTTCATACCGTTCAAAACTCACTTAA
- a CDS encoding Sugar phosphate isomerase/epimerase, with the protein MKTIKGPAVFLAQFMGDEAPFNSLDTIADYMAGKGYKGIQLPSWDARVIDLKQAAESKTYCDELKGKLADKGLEITELSTHLQGQLVASHPTYNLMYDNFAPAEVANNEPARRAWAIEQVKLGALASKNLGLTSHVGFPGALAWPFLYPWPQRPAGLIESAFKELAARWKPILDVYDENGVDYCYELHPGEDLFDGTSFEMFLEALDGHPRACINYDPSHFVLQALDYLQFIDIYHERIRAFHVKDAEFNPTGRQGVYSGYAGWADRAGRFRSLGDGQVDFKAIFSKLSQYDYDGWAVLEWECCIKDSEQGATEGAPFIKEHLIEVVKRAFDDFAATGTDEAVNKKVLGI; encoded by the coding sequence ATGAAGACTATAAAAGGACCTGCAGTTTTTTTAGCACAATTCATGGGCGACGAAGCTCCTTTCAATTCTTTAGATACTATTGCCGATTACATGGCTGGTAAAGGATATAAAGGAATTCAATTACCTTCTTGGGATGCTCGTGTTATTGACTTAAAACAAGCAGCAGAGTCAAAAACATATTGTGATGAATTGAAAGGTAAACTAGCAGACAAAGGCTTAGAGATTACGGAACTCTCTACCCACCTCCAAGGTCAGCTTGTGGCATCTCATCCGACTTACAATTTGATGTATGACAATTTTGCACCAGCGGAAGTTGCCAACAATGAGCCAGCAAGAAGAGCTTGGGCAATTGAGCAAGTAAAACTTGGAGCACTAGCTTCCAAAAATTTGGGATTAACCTCACATGTAGGTTTTCCTGGAGCATTGGCATGGCCTTTTTTATATCCTTGGCCACAGCGACCAGCTGGATTAATAGAGTCAGCATTCAAAGAATTGGCAGCAAGATGGAAGCCGATTTTAGATGTATACGACGAGAACGGAGTAGATTATTGCTACGAATTGCACCCAGGGGAAGACCTTTTTGATGGTACTTCATTTGAGATGTTTTTAGAGGCTTTAGATGGTCACCCAAGAGCATGTATCAATTACGATCCAAGCCATTTTGTATTGCAAGCACTCGACTATTTACAATTCATAGATATTTATCATGAGCGTATCCGTGCATTCCATGTTAAAGATGCAGAGTTTAATCCAACAGGTCGCCAAGGAGTTTATAGCGGTTATGCAGGTTGGGCAGATCGTGCAGGAAGATTCCGTTCCTTAGGGGATGGTCAGGTTGATTTCAAAGCTATTTTCTCAAAGTTATCTCAATACGATTACGACGGTTGGGCTGTTTTAGAGTGGGAGTGTTGTATCAAGGACTCTGAGCAAGGAGCAACAGAAGGTGCACCGTTTATCAAAGAGCACTTGATCGAAGTGGTGAAAAGAGCTTTTGATGATTTTGCAGCTACAGGAACAGATGAAGCTGTAAATAAGAAAGTCTTGGGAATCTAA
- a CDS encoding LPS export ABC transporter protein LptC, protein MVYQTQNRLSGFLLLLLSLLSIGIYSCEESTETKETILYNGPLMVTEDLVLTYSDSGRVTIKLTTAEQKKLQNKDEVYPKAVYVTFLNKEIVEYSSLRGDSGRYISSENKYIIKGNVFFYNREQQQSLSTNELVWKPTDKKVYCDGKVIVNTPNDRLEGMGMEATQDFSSFQFGRVTGVFAVDSLITQPPKVDSTG, encoded by the coding sequence ATGGTTTATCAAACCCAAAATCGACTAAGCGGATTCCTTCTTCTTCTACTATCTTTATTAAGTATAGGAATATACAGTTGTGAAGAGTCCACAGAAACTAAAGAAACAATTCTTTACAATGGACCACTGATGGTAACGGAAGACCTAGTTCTTACTTACTCTGATTCTGGTCGCGTAACTATTAAACTAACTACTGCAGAACAAAAGAAGCTCCAAAACAAGGATGAGGTTTACCCTAAGGCCGTCTATGTTACTTTTTTAAACAAAGAAATTGTAGAATACAGCTCTTTAAGAGGTGACTCAGGTAGATATATTTCCTCCGAAAACAAATACATCATAAAAGGTAATGTCTTCTTCTACAATAGAGAACAGCAGCAAAGCCTATCAACAAATGAGCTTGTATGGAAACCTACCGACAAGAAAGTTTATTGTGATGGTAAAGTAATTGTGAATACTCCCAATGACCGCTTAGAAGGTATGGGAATGGAGGCTACTCAAGACTTTTCTTCTTTCCAATTTGGTAGAGTAACTGGTGTATTTGCAGTAGATTCGTTGATTACTCAACCTCCTAAAGTAGATTCCACGGGTTAA
- a CDS encoding Predicted dehydrogenase, which produces MSKIKVGVVGTGFIGPAHIEALRRLPNVQVEALCEVTKELAKEKADLLGIPRHYTFDELIAQEDIQCVHICTPNFLHYEQSKAALLAGKHVVCEKPLSKDLHEAKELVELAEKSGLVNAVHFNLRYYPLVRQMRTAREKGELGDVYSVIGSYLQDWLYYNTDYNWRLEPDKSGASRAIADIGSHLLDVMEYITGLETVEVFADFNTVHKVRKKPLKTVETYSGKMLKPEDYADVQINTEDTANVLLRFSNGNKGSVTVSQVSAGRKNQLKIEISGSNKTFAFNSENPNELWVGYRDKANEVLMRDPSLVHPEAGGIISFPGGHNEGFPDTSKQLFKEVYEAVEQGKQPAEPKFPTFADGYRELLICERILESNNSQSWVKV; this is translated from the coding sequence ATGTCAAAAATAAAAGTAGGAGTAGTTGGTACTGGGTTTATAGGACCAGCACATATTGAAGCCCTAAGAAGGTTGCCAAATGTACAAGTAGAAGCACTTTGTGAAGTGACGAAAGAACTTGCCAAAGAAAAAGCAGATTTGCTAGGGATACCAAGGCATTACACTTTTGATGAGTTAATTGCCCAAGAAGATATCCAATGTGTCCACATATGTACGCCCAATTTCCTTCATTACGAACAATCTAAAGCTGCTTTGTTAGCTGGTAAGCACGTGGTTTGCGAAAAACCATTGAGTAAGGATCTGCACGAGGCCAAGGAGCTAGTTGAACTTGCTGAGAAATCAGGTTTGGTAAATGCGGTACATTTCAATTTACGCTATTACCCACTTGTACGCCAAATGCGTACGGCTCGTGAGAAAGGAGAATTGGGAGATGTGTATTCAGTAATAGGATCATATTTGCAAGATTGGCTGTATTATAACACTGATTATAACTGGCGATTGGAGCCAGATAAAAGTGGTGCATCAAGAGCAATTGCAGACATTGGTTCTCATTTACTCGATGTAATGGAATACATTACTGGCTTGGAAACAGTGGAGGTTTTTGCAGATTTCAATACAGTTCACAAGGTTCGTAAAAAGCCTTTAAAAACAGTAGAAACATATTCTGGTAAAATGCTCAAGCCAGAGGACTATGCTGACGTTCAAATCAATACTGAAGATACAGCCAATGTATTATTAAGGTTTTCTAACGGAAATAAGGGCTCTGTTACGGTGTCACAAGTATCGGCAGGTAGAAAGAATCAGTTAAAAATTGAAATTTCGGGCTCAAATAAAACATTCGCCTTTAACTCTGAAAATCCTAACGAATTATGGGTTGGCTACAGAGACAAAGCAAATGAAGTATTAATGAGAGATCCGTCTTTGGTTCACCCTGAAGCTGGAGGGATTATATCTTTCCCTGGTGGGCACAATGAAGGTTTTCCAGATACATCGAAACAATTATTCAAAGAAGTGTATGAAGCGGTAGAGCAAGGAAAGCAACCCGCAGAACCAAAATTCCCAACATTTGCTGACGGATACAGAGAGTTGTTGATATGTGAGAGAATTTTGGAAAGTAATAATTCCCAATCATGGGTTAAAGTATAA
- a CDS encoding Predicted dehydrogenase, with amino-acid sequence MIGGSLEGFIGAVHRRGAALDGEIELVCGAFSSNPEKSKQTGEALYMDANRVYGSYEEMILKEKELPEGERMDFVSIVVPNHVHFPACKFAIENGFPVVMDKPITLTTAEAKELKTIIDKSGLLFALTHNYTAYPMVKEAKHLVKTGVIGDIRKVIVEYPQGWLYELLEATGQKQADWRTDPERCGAAGGVGDIGTHAENLAEYITGLQITELCADLTIFVEGRRLDDDANILLRFDNGAKGILHNSQICHGEENDLNIRIYGTKGGLKWSQMEPNTLELTNQDTGSRIIRTGVGNLSEHAQAHTRQPAGHPEGYIETFASIYRNFAMALRNQWGIAAEKASGGGLGGGAASGGYNPEIYDFPGVEEGLRGMGFIQTVVKSANDENSKWTKFEI; translated from the coding sequence ATGATAGGTGGATCCCTTGAGGGATTCATTGGTGCTGTACATCGAAGAGGTGCTGCCCTTGATGGAGAAATAGAACTGGTATGTGGAGCATTTTCCTCCAATCCAGAAAAATCGAAGCAAACAGGTGAGGCTTTATATATGGATGCTAATCGTGTATACGGCTCTTATGAAGAAATGATTTTGAAGGAAAAAGAACTTCCCGAAGGAGAGCGAATGGATTTTGTATCCATTGTTGTTCCTAATCACGTTCATTTTCCAGCTTGTAAGTTTGCAATTGAAAATGGGTTTCCAGTAGTAATGGACAAGCCAATTACACTAACCACTGCAGAGGCAAAAGAACTTAAAACGATCATAGATAAATCGGGTTTGCTTTTTGCTCTTACGCATAATTATACGGCTTATCCAATGGTGAAAGAGGCCAAGCATTTGGTTAAAACTGGAGTAATTGGAGATATTAGAAAAGTAATAGTTGAATACCCACAAGGTTGGTTGTACGAGTTGCTAGAGGCTACAGGCCAGAAGCAAGCTGATTGGAGAACAGATCCTGAGCGATGTGGTGCTGCCGGTGGAGTGGGTGATATAGGAACCCATGCCGAAAATTTAGCTGAATATATTACAGGTTTACAAATCACAGAACTATGTGCCGACCTTACTATTTTTGTAGAGGGTAGGAGATTAGATGATGACGCCAATATTTTGCTAAGGTTTGATAACGGTGCAAAGGGAATACTTCACAATAGTCAAATATGTCACGGTGAAGAAAACGACCTTAATATCAGAATATATGGTACCAAAGGCGGCTTGAAATGGAGCCAAATGGAACCAAACACATTAGAGTTGACGAATCAAGACACAGGGTCAAGAATAATAAGAACTGGTGTTGGTAACCTTTCGGAACATGCTCAAGCACATACACGTCAGCCAGCAGGTCATCCTGAAGGATACATTGAAACATTTGCAAGTATTTACAGAAACTTTGCAATGGCATTAAGAAATCAATGGGGGATTGCGGCGGAAAAGGCTTCAGGTGGAGGACTTGGTGGAGGTGCTGCTTCGGGCGGTTATAATCCCGAAATATACGATTTCCCAGGAGTAGAAGAGGGCTTAAGAGGAATGGGCTTCATCCAAACAGTTGTAAAGTCCGCAAATGATGAAAATAGCAAATGGACGAAGTTTGAGATTTGA
- a CDS encoding carbamoyl-phosphate synthase small subunit — translation MVTNPEANAYLLLADGTVFKGKALGKKGTTAGEICFNTGMTGYQEIYTDPSYFGQVIVNTTSHIGNYGVKLGSEEESNSVKIKGMVCNAYADEHYSRLTADSSLQVYLENAGIVGICDIDTRQVVRHIRNAGAMNCIISSEIDDIDQLKTELSKCPSMEGLELSSLVSTHEPYYFGEESAKFKLAVIDYGCKTNILRNFAERDCYCKVFNAKSTFEEIQEFNPDGYFLSNGPGDPAAMDYAVDTIKKILETNKPTFGICLGHQLLSRASGAKTYKMHNGHRGLNHPVKNLKTGKSEITSQNHGFAVDPEQVKTLSNIEITHMNLNDHTIEGIKLKDKPAFSVQYHPEAAPGPHDSRYLFDDFVALLG, via the coding sequence ATGGTTACAAATCCAGAGGCGAATGCCTACTTACTTCTAGCAGACGGAACAGTTTTCAAGGGTAAAGCATTAGGTAAAAAAGGTACTACGGCAGGTGAAATCTGTTTTAATACTGGAATGACAGGTTATCAGGAGATTTACACTGATCCTTCCTATTTTGGACAAGTTATTGTCAACACCACTTCTCATATCGGTAATTACGGAGTTAAATTAGGTTCTGAGGAAGAATCTAATAGTGTGAAAATAAAAGGGATGGTATGTAATGCATACGCTGATGAGCACTATTCTAGACTTACAGCAGATAGTTCTTTACAGGTTTATCTTGAAAATGCTGGTATTGTAGGAATCTGCGATATTGATACAAGACAAGTTGTAAGACACATTAGAAATGCAGGTGCAATGAACTGCATCATTTCGTCCGAGATTGATGACATTGACCAACTTAAGACCGAATTAAGCAAATGTCCATCTATGGAAGGATTGGAGCTTTCGTCATTAGTAAGTACTCACGAGCCTTATTACTTTGGAGAAGAAAGTGCGAAATTTAAATTAGCTGTTATAGATTACGGTTGTAAGACCAATATATTAAGAAACTTTGCGGAGAGAGATTGCTATTGCAAGGTTTTTAATGCCAAATCTACTTTTGAAGAAATTCAAGAATTTAACCCTGATGGATATTTCTTATCAAATGGCCCAGGTGACCCTGCTGCGATGGACTATGCAGTAGATACGATTAAGAAAATTTTAGAGACAAATAAACCTACATTTGGAATTTGTCTTGGACATCAATTGCTGTCAAGAGCAAGTGGTGCCAAAACATATAAAATGCACAATGGACATAGAGGACTAAACCATCCAGTTAAAAACTTAAAAACTGGAAAGTCTGAAATCACTTCTCAGAATCACGGCTTTGCCGTAGATCCAGAACAAGTAAAGACTTTGTCCAATATCGAGATCACTCACATGAATCTCAATGACCATACTATTGAAGGAATAAAATTGAAAGACAAGCCAGCTTTCTCGGTACAATATCACCCGGAAGCTGCCCCTGGGCCTCATGATTCTAGATACCTATTCGATGATTTTGTAGCCTTGTTAGGCTAA
- a CDS encoding Cytochrome c, mono- and diheme variants, translated as MKSKLLIVLSVFLTTSCMNSEEMTYEKYLVNGEMLYFQKCSNCHGEDGNGLQNLYPPLRDADYFDNLDKVICIIKNGASGEMVVNGKSYNQAMPANPKLYDLDIAQLTTWMYAEFHGQKKFVSADSVKDKLLRCAN; from the coding sequence ATGAAAAGTAAATTATTAATAGTGTTGTCTGTTTTTCTAACAACCTCATGCATGAATTCAGAGGAAATGACATACGAAAAGTACTTAGTGAATGGGGAGATGCTATATTTTCAAAAGTGTAGCAATTGTCATGGCGAAGATGGAAATGGGCTTCAAAACCTATATCCACCATTAAGAGATGCTGATTACTTTGATAACCTAGACAAGGTCATTTGTATCATTAAAAACGGTGCTTCGGGAGAGATGGTAGTTAATGGCAAGAGTTATAATCAAGCCATGCCTGCAAATCCCAAGTTATATGATTTAGATATTGCTCAGCTCACAACTTGGATGTACGCCGAGTTTCATGGGCAGAAAAAGTTTGTTTCGGCAGATTCTGTCAAAGACAAACTTCTTCGCTGTGCTAATTAA
- a CDS encoding type III pantothenate kinase, with protein MYAAVDFGNTLGKLAFFQNGEMTQIEKGLTPAKMIKALKIVKPDSCIICSVTKNISELTVIFESIPNKIFLSQHTPIPIANAYKTPETLGYDRLAAAAGAKLQFPNSAVLIIDMGTAIKYDYVSKEGVFEGGMIGPGLKMRFKALHTFTKKLPLIEADKLPDLVGGSTKDCIQSGVINGMIAEINGIIQRYKQKEDLSIIIAGGDAPFFESQINYPTFAAPNLVLEGLNRILEYNVEKNKLLL; from the coding sequence ATGTACGCAGCAGTCGACTTTGGAAATACTTTAGGCAAATTGGCATTCTTCCAAAATGGAGAAATGACTCAAATTGAGAAAGGTCTAACACCTGCCAAAATGATAAAAGCGTTAAAAATAGTTAAACCTGACTCTTGTATAATATGCTCCGTAACCAAAAACATCTCGGAGCTAACTGTCATTTTTGAAAGTATTCCGAATAAGATTTTTCTTTCTCAGCATACTCCAATCCCTATTGCAAATGCTTACAAAACTCCTGAAACTTTGGGCTATGATAGACTTGCTGCAGCTGCTGGGGCTAAATTGCAGTTCCCTAACTCCGCAGTACTCATCATAGACATGGGAACAGCTATAAAGTATGATTATGTAAGCAAAGAAGGTGTTTTTGAAGGAGGAATGATAGGGCCAGGACTTAAAATGCGTTTTAAAGCTTTACATACTTTTACCAAAAAACTTCCGTTGATAGAAGCAGATAAATTACCAGATTTAGTTGGCGGGTCGACAAAAGATTGCATCCAAAGCGGTGTCATTAATGGAATGATCGCTGAGATTAATGGTATAATCCAACGTTACAAGCAAAAAGAGGATCTTTCAATTATTATCGCAGGTGGGGATGCCCCATTCTTTGAAAGTCAGATTAATTATCCGACCTTTGCAGCACCAAATTTGGTCCTAGAGGGATTGAATCGAATTTTAGAATACAATGTTGAAAAAAATAAGCTTTTACTTTAG
- a CDS encoding Fucose permease has product MVNKNRLFFGSCLALITTAFSFSIRAGILPQLGEEFGLSAEQLGFINSMWFFGFPIAMIVGGLIYHTVGPKKIMQFAFFAHAVGILLTIYSGGYTGLLISTFLIGLGNGCTEAACNPMIADSYSGSEMNKMLNRFHMWFPGGIVLGSLISKFMTDAGMPWQAQIWVILIPTIVYAILFFGQTFPKPKVEGVTSIAENFKAMLSPLFLFMFACMALTAISEFGPQQWVGLIMAKSGASPMLILALVTGLMAVARFFGGPVTKLLGQTGVLLAGSVLATIGIYLFSTQTGTNAYIAAVFFALGVAYFWPTMIGFVAEKVPLSGALGMSIIGGVGMFSTSIFQPIIGRWIDSDLAAKKAEGFTGEELDLVAGQATLSTMTTFPIILIVAFLILFFWQKGKGTSAAAAH; this is encoded by the coding sequence ATGGTTAACAAAAACAGATTATTTTTCGGAAGCTGTCTTGCACTCATCACGACAGCTTTTTCTTTTAGCATCAGAGCAGGTATTTTACCTCAACTTGGTGAAGAGTTTGGTCTTTCGGCTGAACAATTGGGTTTCATAAACTCAATGTGGTTTTTCGGATTTCCAATTGCGATGATTGTAGGTGGTCTTATTTACCATACTGTGGGACCTAAAAAGATAATGCAGTTTGCATTTTTTGCTCATGCAGTCGGAATTTTACTTACCATTTACTCTGGTGGATATACAGGATTATTGATATCAACTTTCCTTATTGGACTTGGTAACGGATGTACCGAAGCTGCTTGTAACCCTATGATCGCTGATTCATACTCTGGTAGTGAAATGAATAAAATGTTGAACAGATTTCACATGTGGTTCCCAGGAGGAATTGTACTTGGAAGTTTGATTTCTAAATTCATGACTGATGCTGGAATGCCATGGCAAGCTCAGATTTGGGTTATCTTAATTCCAACAATCGTATACGCTATCTTATTCTTTGGTCAAACTTTTCCAAAACCAAAAGTGGAAGGAGTTACTTCTATTGCAGAGAACTTCAAAGCAATGCTTTCTCCATTATTCCTTTTCATGTTTGCGTGTATGGCATTAACTGCAATTTCCGAGTTTGGACCACAACAATGGGTTGGTTTAATCATGGCGAAGAGTGGTGCAAGCCCTATGCTTATCTTAGCATTAGTAACAGGCTTAATGGCTGTAGCTAGATTCTTTGGAGGTCCAGTCACCAAACTATTAGGACAAACTGGTGTATTATTGGCAGGTTCAGTATTAGCTACAATAGGAATATATTTATTCAGTACTCAAACAGGCACAAATGCATATATAGCGGCTGTGTTCTTTGCACTTGGAGTTGCATATTTCTGGCCAACAATGATTGGTTTTGTTGCTGAGAAAGTACCATTAAGTGGTGCACTCGGAATGTCAATTATAGGTGGTGTTGGAATGTTTTCTACTTCTATATTCCAACCTATTATTGGACGCTGGATTGACAGTGATTTAGCTGCAAAAAAAGCAGAAGGCTTTACTGGTGAGGAGTTAGATTTAGTAGCTGGGCAAGCAACCTTGTCTACCATGACTACTTTCCCTATCATCTTGATTGTTGCCTTCCTTATTCTTTTCTTTTGGCAAAAAGGGAAAGGTACATCTGCCGCGGCAGCCCATTAA
- a CDS encoding putative N6-adenine-specific DNA methylase translates to MLAYNARIIPLVLYPMSKYQIVAKTLQNLEELLSKELKSLGASKVKILKRAVSFEGTDELLYKCNLSSRLAISFLVPIHSAEVNDENDLYKEIYALPWEEIFNPEKTIAIDASISGPNFNHSQYVALKTKDAIVDRLRNKLGFRPDVDVRDPDFKVNIHIHNSSLTVSLDSSGRTLDKRGYRLDAGQAPLNEVLAAGMLYMAEWNGETTLYDPMCGAGTFSIEAAMIAAKIPPGINRDFCFQNWYDYDYKLFVKVKEDLISQITTPKEEFFASDLDSAMLDFVQENAERAGVDKYIKVEKLNFFNSSARKESGVIFLNPPYDQRLRMEDVFAFYKQIGDTFKQAYPNHQGWIISSNNEALKKLGLKASFKTELNNGGTMCKVHKYDMYRGSKLA, encoded by the coding sequence CTACAATGCAAGAATTATTCCCTTAGTTTTGTACCCTATGAGCAAATATCAAATCGTCGCAAAAACACTTCAAAATTTAGAAGAATTGCTTTCGAAAGAATTGAAGTCACTTGGTGCTTCTAAAGTTAAAATACTTAAAAGAGCGGTTTCTTTTGAGGGAACAGATGAATTGCTGTACAAATGCAACTTGAGTTCAAGGTTAGCTATTAGCTTTTTGGTCCCCATCCATTCGGCTGAAGTAAATGACGAAAATGATCTTTATAAAGAAATATATGCCCTCCCTTGGGAAGAAATTTTCAATCCTGAAAAAACTATTGCCATAGACGCCTCCATTTCTGGACCAAATTTCAATCATTCGCAGTATGTGGCTTTAAAAACAAAAGACGCAATTGTAGATCGATTGAGAAATAAATTAGGATTTAGACCAGATGTAGATGTAAGAGACCCCGATTTCAAAGTCAATATTCATATTCATAACAGTTCACTCACAGTTTCGCTCGACAGCTCAGGAAGAACACTCGATAAGCGGGGTTACAGGCTGGATGCAGGACAAGCTCCACTTAATGAAGTGTTGGCTGCTGGAATGCTCTATATGGCCGAATGGAACGGCGAAACAACGCTTTACGATCCAATGTGTGGTGCAGGAACATTTTCAATTGAAGCTGCAATGATTGCAGCTAAAATACCTCCAGGAATAAATAGAGACTTTTGTTTTCAAAATTGGTACGACTACGATTACAAGTTATTTGTAAAAGTAAAAGAAGATTTAATAAGCCAAATAACAACTCCTAAAGAGGAATTTTTTGCAAGCGATTTAGATAGTGCGATGCTGGATTTCGTACAAGAAAATGCGGAACGAGCAGGTGTAGACAAATACATCAAGGTTGAAAAACTTAACTTTTTCAATTCGTCAGCAAGAAAGGAAAGCGGCGTAATCTTCTTGAATCCTCCTTATGACCAAAGACTAAGAATGGAGGACGTTTTTGCCTTTTACAAGCAAATAGGAGACACTTTCAAACAAGCATACCCAAATCATCAAGGTTGGATTATCAGTTCGAACAACGAGGCATTAAAAAAACTCGGTTTGAAAGCTAGTTTCAAAACCGAGTTGAATAATGGTGGAACCATGTGTAAGGTTCACAAATATGATATGTATCGAGGAAGTAAATTAGCCTAA
- a CDS encoding protein SCO1/2, translated as MSTQKKPKNFYSSKALLLVIIANISIFSCTSTEQELPILGPRYANEMGDTVYHKIPEFSFINQEGDEITEKDYNGKIYVSDFFFTSCPTICPVMKSQMLRVYEHFKDNPAVGLLSHTIDPIHDSIQVLHDYASALGVHGNQWNFVTGVQDSIYNIAQKSYMVSAMEDSTAIEDGGFIHSGAFLLIDKQKRVRGQYDGTVEKQVSQLIRDMELLLKEEENEK; from the coding sequence ATGAGTACACAGAAAAAGCCCAAAAACTTCTACAGCAGTAAAGCCTTACTGTTAGTCATTATAGCAAATATTAGCATTTTTTCATGTACAAGTACTGAGCAGGAGTTACCGATTTTAGGGCCAAGGTATGCCAATGAAATGGGAGATACAGTTTATCATAAAATACCTGAATTCTCTTTTATCAATCAGGAGGGCGATGAAATCACAGAGAAAGATTACAATGGGAAAATTTATGTTTCTGATTTTTTCTTTACCTCTTGTCCTACGATCTGCCCAGTGATGAAAAGCCAGATGCTTAGGGTTTATGAGCATTTCAAGGATAACCCAGCAGTAGGTTTATTATCTCACACAATTGATCCAATTCATGATTCCATCCAAGTTTTACACGATTATGCAAGTGCTCTTGGTGTGCATGGAAATCAATGGAACTTTGTTACAGGTGTCCAAGACTCAATTTATAATATTGCTCAAAAAAGCTACATGGTAAGTGCTATGGAAGATTCAACAGCCATAGAAGATGGCGGTTTTATACATTCAGGAGCATTTCTGTTAATAGATAAGCAAAAACGAGTTAGGGGACAATACGACGGAACTGTGGAGAAGCAAGTATCTCAGTTAATAAGAGATATGGAGTTGTTGTTAAAAGAAGAGGAAAATGAAAAGTAA